The Corynebacterium coyleae genome segment ACACCAACATCGATAACCTCGCCGCACTCTGTAGAACCCATCACCGGTGTAACAACGACTTCAAAGATCACAGAGACAACACGAGTCACATCGAGCGAGACCTCGCAACTGGTCGCGCCGGCGTGAAGCAACCCGGGTCCACCGGAATCAGGTTCAATCATGCCGATGCTGCGGAAAACTCAGCCGTCAATCGGATCCGTAGACGAAACCACCGACCGAAGACAGCTACAGCGAAACCACCACCGCGCGAGCCTACCGAGCCACCACCCTGGGCAAACCGCCAATCCCCTCACCCGCCGTTTTAGGCCGCCTCCCGGAACACGCCTGCCTCGAACGAACGTAGGTGGGCGCTAGCCTGGCCACGTCTGCCATGATGGCGCGTTGCTATGCCAGCTCGACGATCTCCATGTACTCGTCACTCCACATGTCCTCATCGCCCTCTGGCATGATGATGACGCGCTCAGGCTCCAGCGCCCGCACCGCACCCGGGTCGTGGGTGACCAGCACGACCGCACCCGTATAGGTTTTTAGCGCGTCGAGGACCTGTTCGCGGGATTGTGGGTCGAGGTTGTTGGTGGGCTCGTCGAGAAGCAGCACGTTCGCGCGCGACGATACAAGCGTCGCCAGCGCCAAACGGGTCTTTTCACCGCCGGAGAGCGTACCTGCTGGCTGATCGAGCTTGTCGCCGGAGAACATAAAGGCACCAAGCAGACCACGCAGGTCCTGCTGGCCGGCATCCGGACAAGCCTCGATCGTATTTTCCCAAACCGACTTCGAGCCATCGATCGTGTCGTGCTCCTGCGCGAAGTACCCGATCTTGAGCCCATGGCCGGATACGACGCCACCCTCCCCGTCGGTGCGCTCCACCCCGGCGAGCAGCTTGAGCAACGTGGTCTTACCCGCACCATTCGTGCCGAGGACAACCACCCGGGATCCTTTATCTACCGCAAGGTCGACACCCGCGAACACTTCGAGGGAGCCATACATCTTCGTCAGCCCCTTGCCAAAGAGCGGAGTCTTGCCACACGGTGCCGGCTCCGGGAAGGAGATGGAAGCGACCTTGTCGGCGACGCGAACGTCGTCAAGCTCGCCCATCATGCGCTCGGCACGCGCCAGCATCTGCTTCGCGGCGGCAGCCTTGGTCGCCTTCGCTCCCAGCTTCGCAGCCTGCTTCTGCAGAGCCGAGGCCTTCTTTTCGGCGTTGGCGCGCTCGCGGCGACGCCGGGCCTCGTCCAGGGCGCGCGCGTCCTTGTACTTGGAGAAGCCCATGTTGTACACGTCGGCTTCGGCGCGGACGGCGTCGAGGAACCAGACCTTATTGCA includes the following:
- a CDS encoding ABC-F family ATP-binding cassette domain-containing protein, with amino-acid sequence MIVTNDLEVRVGARTLLDAPGQHLRVQPGDRIGLVGRNGAGKTTTMRVLAGETEPYGGSVTRSGEIGYLPQDSKEGDIEQTARNRVLSARGLDQIQRSMAKQQKLMEETDGEERDKAIAKFSRLEERYQALGGYEANAEAAQICDNLGLPARVLDQKLKTLSGGQRRRVELAQILFASRQGSGKSKTTLLLDEPTNHLDADSITWLRNFLSKHEGGLIMISHDVELLDAVCNKVWFLDAVRAEADVYNMGFSKYKDARALDEARRRRERANAEKKASALQKQAAKLGAKATKAAAAKQMLARAERMMGELDDVRVADKVASISFPEPAPCGKTPLFGKGLTKMYGSLEVFAGVDLAVDKGSRVVVLGTNGAGKTTLLKLLAGVERTDGEGGVVSGHGLKIGYFAQEHDTIDGSKSVWENTIEACPDAGQQDLRGLLGAFMFSGDKLDQPAGTLSGGEKTRLALATLVSSRANVLLLDEPTNNLDPQSREQVLDALKTYTGAVVLVTHDPGAVRALEPERVIIMPEGDEDMWSDEYMEIVELA